One segment of Brassica napus cultivar Da-Ae chromosome C3, Da-Ae, whole genome shotgun sequence DNA contains the following:
- the LOC106369410 gene encoding replication protein A 70 kDa DNA-binding subunit B-like, with protein sequence MSTNKSVSLLKAVKPYKQRWRIQVRLIHSWRQKTIYGGDSLEMIFADVTGDKIHCSCKRTYIQRTQRDLRLGEWHMIDVFSLSNATGQYRTTNHTYKMSIIEDTKISKSSYVCDDKFFRFADFEEIGNGTLKTHFLIDVIGQVTSLRDIQTVQVSGKDKKKVEFRLLDSIGQSIACCLWGKYAEQLDDHRQQTKDPNMVCLIRFAKIGFYRGEVQVTNAFDASLILFNPELPETLGLTNVEHNELALALIDPKKEKRVTRYQAEDWNDVDIKSISEINMATMEEDCKIICSIESIDTDWSWFYQGHDSCKKRAILIKSKSGNLASNEKPVFWCTNCRTNVTVVSPKFKLHLVVKDDTSTCKLMILDTIGKVIVGCEAVELWDGSYDEIEDPDVLPQPIKDLVGLSFCFGVTLGSENVSGGSEIFLVSQVLSGDKLLQIETNSEPITHVTDGSSIMSGGEVSAPEKNSQSSEEGSSTPFSKRKEKDQLEQTSTSKKICTKAIKMEKIKDD encoded by the exons ATGTCAACTAATAAGAGTGTTTCTTTGCTTAAGGCCGTCAAGCCATACAAACAAAGGTGGCGTATTCAAGTTAGGTTGATTCATTCGTGGAGACAGAAAACCATATATGGAGGAGATAGTCTTGAGATGATCTTCGCTGATGTGACT ggtGATAAAATCCACTGTTCGTGCAAGAGGACTTACATTCAACGTACGCAACGTGACCTGCGTCTTGGTGAATGGCATATGATAGATGTATTTTCGTTGTCTAATGCAACGGGACAGTATCGTACAACGAACCATACATACAAGATGTCCATCATTGAGGAcacaaaaatatctaaaagttCCTATGTGTGTGATGATAAGTTCTTCCGTTTTGCCGATTTTGAAGAGATTGGAAATGGAACCCTCAAAACTCATTTTCTAATTG ATGTCATTGGTCAAGTGACCAGTCTTCGTGACATTCAAACTGTCCAAGTTTCTGGCAAGGATAAGAAGAAAGTTGAATTCCGTTTACTGGACAGCAT TGGTCAGAGCATTGCCTGTTGTTTGTGGGGAAAGTATGCTGAACAGCTTGATGATCATCGCCAACAAACAAAAGATCCTAATATGGTGTGCTTGATCCGGTTTGCGAAAATTGGGTTTTACAGAG GAGAAGTTCAAGTAACCAATGCATTTGATGCATCACTAATCCTTTTCAATCCCGAGTTACCCGAAACTCTTGGTTTAACAAACGT ggAACATAATGAGCTTGCTCTCGCTCTTATTGATCCAAAGAAAGAGAAGCGTGTGACCAGATACCAAGCTGAGGATTGGAATGATGTGGATATTAAATCTATCTCTGAGATCAACATGGCAACAATG GAAGAGGATTGCAAAATCATCTGCTCAATCGAATCTATAGATACAGATTGGAGCTGGTTTTACCAAGGCCATGACAGTTGTAAGAAACGTGCAATACTAATCAAATCAAAGAGTGGAAATTTGGCTTCAAATGAGAAACCAGTTTTCTGGTGCACAAATTGTCGTACTAATGTCACCGTTGTATCTCCAAA ATTCAAATTGCATCTGGTTGTCAAAGATGACACAAGTActtgcaaactgatgatccttgATACAATTGGTAAAGTCATTGTCGGATGTGAAGCAGTAGAGCTTTGGGATGGTTCCTATGATGAG ATTGAAGATCCTGATGTCTTACCACAACCTATTAAAGATTTGGTTGGGTTATCATTTTGTTTTGGTGTTACTCTTGGCTCTGAGAATGTTTCCGGTGGATCAGAAATCTTTTTGGTTTCACAAGTTTTGTCTGGAGACAAGCTTCTCCAAATCGAGACAAATTCTGAACCCATAACTCATGTTACAGATGGTTCATCAATCATGTCTGGTGGAGAG GTGTCTGCACCAGAAAAAAACAGTCAGAGTTCAGAAGAAGGTTCCTCAACCCCGTTCTCAAAGCGCAAAGAAAAAGATCAACTTGAGCAGACTTcaacttccaaaaaaatttGTACCAAGGCtatcaagatggagaagattaAAGATGATTAG